The following proteins are co-located in the Mobula birostris isolate sMobBir1 chromosome 26, sMobBir1.hap1, whole genome shotgun sequence genome:
- the pex11g gene encoding peroxisomal membrane protein 11C — MEAVATALESYRGRDRLVRTVCYSSRLLGGLQLASRNGRPELDRRLLRLSQELSSCRATLRLFDDLSMFLYSREYGLGAAEEDAVIRWLSIVANMTDQLFYPCEHLAWAADYKLLSVNSSKWWTLSNVMWSLSLVLGALRSLRVLQLLKKKLKRDQKGHLGTEELRALDNYRVRKQAETLNLISNLSDLANAVHWMPPGFLWAGRFPEWLVGLLGTISSLISLHQMCVSNASKDP, encoded by the exons ATGGAGGCGGTGGCCACCGCGTTGGAGTCATACCGGGGCCGGGATCGATTGGTGCGCACGGTCTGCTACAGCTCCAGGCTGCTGGGCGGCCTGCAGTTGGCATCGCGGAATGGCCGCCCAGAACTGGACCGCCGGCTGCTGCGCCTGTCGCAGGAGCTCAGCAGTTGCCGAGCGACACTGCGGCTCTTTGACGACCTGTCCATGTTCCTGTACTCGCGAGAATACGGCCTGGGCGCCGCG GAGGAAGATGCTGTTATTCGTTGGCTGTCCATAGTTGCAAACATGACAGATCAGCTCTTCTACCCCTGTGAACACCTGGCTTGGGCTGCAGATTACAAACTCCTCAGCGTCAACTCTAGCAAGTGGTGGACACTTAGTAACGTGATGTGGAGTCTGTCGCTGGTGCTGGGAGCTCTACG ATCTTTAAGAGTTCTGCAGCTGCTAAAGAAAAAATTGAAAAGGGATCAAAAAGGCCACCTTGGAACAGA AGAACTGAGGGCACTGGATAATTACCGGGTCCGGAAACAAGCAGAAACCCTCAACCTCATCAGCAACCTGAGTGACCTGGCCAATGCTGTGCATTGGATGCCACCTGGCTTCCTGTGGGCAGGACGCTTCCCGGAGTGGCTGGTCGGACTCTTGGGCACAATCTCTTCCCTGATCAGTCTCCATCAGATGTGTGTGAGCAATGCCAGCAAGGACCCTTGA